The following are from one region of the Molothrus aeneus isolate 106 chromosome 7, BPBGC_Maene_1.0, whole genome shotgun sequence genome:
- the GORASP2 gene encoding Golgi reassembly-stacking protein 2 — MGASQSIDIPGGGTEGYHVLRVQENSPGHRAGLEPFFDFIVSINGSRLNKDNDTLKDLLKANVEKPVKMLVYSSKTLELRETSVTPSNMWGGQGLLGVSIRFCSFDGANENVWHVLEVEPNSPAALAGLRPHSDYIIGADTVMNESEDLFSLIETHEAKPLKLYVYNTDTDNCREVVITPNSAWGGEGSLGCGIGYGYLHRIPTRPFEEGKKISLPGQLPSASLSPLKDGFTEVQLSSVNPSSTLPPGSAGLEQSLSGLSISSPSTTVSNVLSTGVPTVPLLPPQVSQSLTSVPPVNPATTLPGLMPLPAGLPNLTDLSKLNLPAPQIVPEMIQPGLQPLPPLPPLHLMGITPLSMPPKCVPVLPLVTEASTVPTDLLPSIPQAGSFSVNPGTPENVEETSALTLDSATPTSRATIVDRSNESSAANEKTAGITDTQASES, encoded by the exons GTACAAGAAAACTCACCAGGGCATAGAGCTGGATTGGAGCCATTCTTTGATTTTATCGTGTCCATTAATGGTTCAAGATTG AATAAAGACAATGACACTCTCAAGGACCTGCTGAAAGCAAACGTTGAAAAACCTGTAAAAATGCTTGTGTACAGTAGCAAAACACTGGAACTGAGAGAAACATCTGTAACCCCCAGCAACAtgtggggtgggcagggccTGCTGGGAGTGAGCATTCGCTTCTGCAGCTTTGATGGGGCCAATGAAAACGTCTGGCACGTCTTG GAGGTGGAGCCAAATTCTCCTGCTGCATTAGCTGGACTTAGACCTCATAGTGACTATATCATTGGAGCAGATACTGTCATGAATGAG tCTGAGGATCTCTTTTCCCTTATTGAAACACATGAAGCAAAGCCATTAAAACTTTATGTGTACAACACAGACACAGATAATTGTCGGGAAGTGGTGATTACTCCAAATTCTGCCTGGGGTGGAGAAGGCAG CCTAGGATGTGGCATTGGTTATGGATATTTGCATAGGATACCTACTCGCCCATttgaagagggaaagaagatTTCTCTCCCAGGGCAGTTGCCTAGTGCATCTCTCAGTCCCCTCAAAGATGGTTTCACAGAG GTTCAGCTATCATCAGTAAATCCCTCAAGCACCCTCCCTCCTGGGTCAGCAGGCCTTGAGCAGAGTCTCTCAGGACTTTCTATTAGCTCACCTTCAACTACTGTCAGTAATGTTCTCAGCACAG GTGTTCCAACAGTTCCATTATTACCACCACAAGTCAGTCAGTCCCTAACCTCTGTGCCACCAGTTAACCCAGCAACTACATTACCAG GTCTGATGCCATTACCAGCAGGGCTTCCTAACCTGACTGATCTGTCCAAACTTAATTTACCTGCACCACAGATTGTTCCAGAAATGATACAGCCTG gtTTGCAACCCCTTCCCCCCTTGCCGCCTCTGCATCTGATGGGAATAACACCTCTGTCAATGCCACCCAAGTGTGTTCCTGTGCTTCCTTTGGTCACAGAGGCATCCACTGTGCCTACAGATTTGCTTCCCTCTATTCCTCAAGCTGGAAGCTTCTCCGTCAATCCTGGCACTCCTGAAAATGTAGAGGAGACCTCTGCACTCACCTTGGATAGTGCTACTCCTACTTCCAGGGCAACTATTGTTGACAGATCAAATGAATCCTCTGCAGCTAATGAAAAAACAGCTGGAATCACAGATACACAAGCTTCTGAATCATAA